One region of Sphingomonas kaistensis genomic DNA includes:
- the cysK gene encoding cysteine synthase A, with product MKADNILATIGNTPHVRINRLFPEGAEVWIKSERSNPAGSVKDRIAVSMIEAAEADGRLKPGGTIVEPTSGNTGVGLAMVAAVKGYKLILVMPESMSIERRRLMLAYGATFDLTPREKGMKGAIARAEEIVAETPGAWMPQQFDNPANIDVHLRTTVPEILADFGDDDRGFDALITGVGTGGHITAAGRELKKRWPKLKVFAVEPTLSPVISGGQPAPHPIQGIGAGFIPTNLDMSVLDGVIQVAPEDAKEMARRSAREEGMLVGISSGATLAAIAQKLPELGPNPRVLGFNYDTGERYLSVPDFLPE from the coding sequence GTGAAGGCCGACAACATCCTCGCCACCATCGGCAACACCCCCCACGTCCGCATCAACCGGCTGTTTCCGGAAGGCGCCGAAGTGTGGATCAAGTCCGAGCGGTCCAATCCCGCCGGCTCGGTCAAGGACCGCATCGCCGTCTCGATGATCGAAGCGGCCGAGGCCGACGGCCGGCTCAAGCCCGGCGGCACCATCGTCGAGCCGACCAGCGGCAACACTGGCGTCGGCCTGGCGATGGTCGCGGCGGTCAAGGGCTACAAGCTGATCCTCGTCATGCCCGAAAGCATGAGCATCGAGCGGCGCCGCCTGATGCTTGCCTATGGCGCGACCTTCGACCTCACCCCGCGCGAGAAGGGCATGAAGGGCGCGATCGCCCGCGCCGAGGAGATCGTCGCCGAAACCCCCGGCGCCTGGATGCCGCAGCAATTCGACAACCCCGCCAACATCGACGTCCACCTGCGCACCACCGTGCCCGAGATCCTGGCCGATTTTGGTGACGATGACCGCGGCTTCGATGCGCTGATCACCGGCGTCGGCACCGGCGGGCACATCACCGCCGCCGGCCGCGAACTCAAGAAGCGCTGGCCCAAGCTCAAGGTGTTCGCGGTCGAGCCGACCTTGTCGCCGGTGATCTCCGGCGGCCAGCCCGCGCCGCACCCGATCCAGGGCATCGGCGCCGGCTTCATCCCGACCAATCTCGACATGAGCGTGCTCGACGGGGTGATCCAGGTCGCCCCGGAGGATGCCAAGGAGATGGCCCGCCGCTCGGCTCGCGAGGAAGGAATGCTGGTCGGCATTAGCTCGGGCGCGACGCTTGCCGCCATCGCGCAGAAGCTGCCGGAACTTGGTCCCAACCCGCGGGTGCTCGGGTTCAATTACGACACCGGGGAACGCTACCTATCGGTGCCCGACTTCCTGCCCGAGTGA
- a CDS encoding MFS transporter, whose protein sequence is MPTSPLQIPDFRLYWLARFFAVLATMGMVVIIGYQVYDTARADYGMSIREASLMLGLLGAVQFVPLALLTPVAGWTADRFERRTVARCANAVDMLVALTLGLVTYADILTLPLLFTLAALHGVARVFVGPSMSAIAPNIVPPELLPKAIALSSIAWQSASVAGPALGGFLYAVGAPLPYWAATGLMGCAILLLTPVRRIMPPPMTGHPHPIRQMIEGLSYVRRRRFLLGAITLDLFAVLLGGATAMLPVFARDILHVGTEGLGLMRGAPAIGAALVAGIFAFRPLHNNVGIKMLWSVAAFGALTVAFGLSSNFLLSLFILALLGAADMLSVYVRSSLVQLHTPDMMRGRVSAVSGLAISASNELGELQSGLAAALLGPVGAVVAGGAAAIGIAGAWSYLFPELRRAKTFDPPPEVLAQAVEQEKPA, encoded by the coding sequence ATGCCCACTTCCCCGCTGCAGATCCCGGACTTCCGCCTCTATTGGCTGGCGCGCTTCTTCGCGGTGCTCGCGACGATGGGGATGGTCGTGATCATCGGCTATCAGGTCTATGACACTGCGCGGGCCGACTATGGCATGAGCATCCGCGAGGCGTCGCTCATGCTTGGCCTCCTCGGCGCCGTGCAATTCGTGCCGCTGGCGCTGCTCACTCCCGTCGCTGGCTGGACCGCGGACCGCTTCGAGCGCCGCACCGTCGCCCGCTGCGCCAATGCGGTCGACATGCTGGTCGCGCTGACGCTTGGCCTCGTTACCTACGCCGACATCCTCACCCTCCCGCTGCTGTTCACGCTCGCGGCGCTGCACGGAGTGGCCCGGGTGTTCGTCGGCCCGTCGATGTCGGCGATCGCCCCCAACATCGTGCCGCCGGAGTTGCTGCCCAAGGCGATCGCGCTGTCGTCGATCGCCTGGCAGTCCGCCTCGGTCGCCGGGCCTGCGCTTGGCGGCTTCCTCTACGCGGTGGGTGCGCCGCTGCCCTATTGGGCGGCAACTGGCCTGATGGGCTGCGCCATCCTGCTGCTGACGCCCGTGCGCCGGATCATGCCGCCGCCGATGACCGGTCATCCTCATCCGATCCGCCAGATGATCGAGGGCCTGAGCTACGTTCGCCGCCGCCGCTTCCTGCTCGGCGCCATCACGCTCGACCTGTTCGCGGTCCTGCTCGGCGGTGCGACGGCAATGCTGCCCGTATTCGCCCGCGACATCCTGCACGTGGGAACCGAGGGGCTCGGCCTGATGCGCGGCGCGCCCGCCATCGGCGCAGCGCTGGTCGCGGGCATCTTCGCCTTTCGCCCGCTACACAACAACGTCGGGATCAAGATGTTGTGGAGCGTCGCGGCCTTTGGCGCCTTGACCGTCGCCTTCGGCCTGTCCTCCAACTTCCTCCTGAGCCTGTTCATCCTCGCCCTGCTCGGCGCGGCCGACATGCTGAGCGTCTACGTCCGCTCGAGCCTGGTCCAGCTCCACACCCCGGACATGATGCGCGGCCGGGTGTCGGCGGTCAGCGGCCTTGCGATCAGCGCCTCCAACGAGCTTGGCGAATTGCAGTCGGGACTCGCCGCCGCGCTGCTCGGCCCGGTTGGCGCAGTGGTCGCCGGCGGCGCCGCAGCCATTGGTATCGCGGGTGCGTGGTCCTATCTGTTTCCCGAACTCAGGCGGGCGAAGACCTTCGACCCGCCGCCCGAAGTGCTCGCCCAAGCAGTTGAACAGGAGAAACCTGCGTGA
- the truA gene encoding tRNA pseudouridine(38-40) synthase TruA: MTRWKLILEWDGAPFMGWQRQDHGPSVQGTLEAAAHRMTGETVTAQAAGRTDAGVHALAMAVHVDIARQVDAHRLAEGLNALLRPHPVAVLSAEPVPDDWHARFSCLGRRYLYRISNRRAPLTLDKGRAWRIAKPLDEAAMAEAAAHLVGLHDFTTFRSTHCQSDSPLKTLDRLDVERVGEEVHVHAAARSFLHHQVRSMVGCLSMVGLGQWTPADMKAALDARDRAALGFNAPAEGLYFAEALYESPAA, encoded by the coding sequence GTGACCCGCTGGAAGCTGATCCTCGAATGGGACGGCGCGCCGTTCATGGGCTGGCAGCGCCAGGACCATGGGCCATCGGTGCAAGGCACCCTCGAAGCGGCCGCTCACCGAATGACCGGGGAAACCGTCACCGCGCAGGCCGCCGGGCGGACCGACGCCGGAGTCCACGCGCTCGCGATGGCCGTCCACGTCGACATCGCCAGGCAGGTCGACGCGCATCGCCTGGCAGAGGGCCTCAATGCGCTCCTCCGGCCGCACCCCGTAGCGGTCCTGTCCGCCGAGCCAGTGCCCGACGACTGGCACGCCCGCTTCTCCTGCCTCGGCCGCCGATACCTTTACCGCATCAGCAATCGGCGGGCACCGCTCACCCTCGACAAAGGCCGCGCGTGGCGCATCGCCAAGCCGCTCGACGAAGCCGCGATGGCCGAGGCCGCCGCACACCTCGTCGGCCTTCACGACTTCACCACCTTTCGCTCGACCCATTGCCAGTCGGACAGCCCGCTCAAGACGCTCGACCGGCTCGACGTCGAGCGCGTCGGCGAGGAAGTGCACGTCCATGCCGCCGCGCGCTCCTTCCTCCATCATCAGGTGCGCTCGATGGTCGGCTGCCTGTCGATGGTCGGCCTTGGCCAATGGACCCCCGCCGACATGAAGGCCGCGCTCGACGCCCGTGACCGCGCCGCGCTCGGCTTCAACGCCCCGGCCGAAGGCCTCTACTTCGCCGAAGCACTTTACGAGAGCCCAGCCGCTTGA
- the fmt gene encoding methionyl-tRNA formyltransferase, which produces MRLIFMGSPAFAVPTLDALVEAGHEIAAVYCQPPRPAQRGKKLQPTAVQQRAEALGLPVRSPERLRAPEEQQAFAALGAEAAVVAAYGLLLPQTILDAPARGCLNVHASLLPRWRGAAPIHRAILAGDAETGVTIMQMEAGLDTGPMLRVGRTPVGRKTVGGLTDELARLGARLMVEELAHPSPPRIQTPEGVTNAPKIAKAEARIDWTRAAAFTERQVRAFAPAPGAWFEANGERVKLLAADLIEGVGAPPGTILDDALTIACGTGAIRPTVVQRAGGRAMTTAELLRGFPLGSGTVLP; this is translated from the coding sequence ATGCGGCTCATCTTCATGGGATCACCGGCCTTCGCGGTGCCGACCCTCGACGCACTGGTCGAGGCGGGGCACGAGATCGCCGCCGTCTATTGCCAGCCGCCACGCCCGGCACAGCGCGGCAAGAAGCTGCAGCCGACCGCGGTCCAGCAACGGGCCGAAGCGCTCGGATTGCCGGTGCGGAGCCCGGAGCGGCTTCGTGCGCCGGAAGAGCAGCAAGCCTTTGCCGCGCTGGGCGCCGAAGCCGCGGTGGTCGCTGCCTATGGCCTTCTCCTGCCCCAGACGATCCTCGACGCGCCGGCGCGCGGATGCCTTAACGTCCATGCCAGCCTCCTCCCGCGCTGGCGCGGCGCGGCGCCGATCCACCGCGCGATCCTTGCGGGGGACGCGGAGACGGGGGTCACCATCATGCAGATGGAGGCCGGGCTCGACACCGGGCCGATGCTGCGGGTTGGGCGCACCCCGGTCGGCCGCAAGACCGTCGGTGGCCTGACCGATGAGCTGGCGCGGCTTGGCGCCCGCCTGATGGTCGAGGAACTGGCGCACCCCTCCCCGCCCCGAATCCAGACGCCGGAGGGCGTCACCAACGCTCCCAAGATTGCCAAGGCAGAGGCCCGCATCGACTGGACCCGCGCCGCCGCCTTCACCGAGCGGCAGGTCCGTGCCTTCGCCCCCGCGCCCGGCGCCTGGTTCGAAGCCAACGGCGAGCGGGTGAAGCTGCTCGCCGCCGACCTCATCGAAGGGGTCGGCGCGCCGCCCGGCACCATCCTCGACGATGCATTGACCATTGCCTGCGGGACCGGCGCGATCCGACCTACCGTGGTCCAGCGCGCCGGTGGGCGGGCGATGACTACGGCCGAACTGCTGCGCGGCTTTCCGCTCGGGTCCGGCACCGTCCTGCCGTGA
- the recR gene encoding recombination mediator RecR, with the protein MASQEIEALANALARLPGLGPRSARRAVLHLMKRREGALQPLLAALQTVSERLVTCSTCGNVDTRDPCTICADPRRDDKSLCVVEEVSDLWALDRSRLFPGRYHVLGGRLSALEGVRPEDLGIEQLLRRVSAGGIDEVVLAMNATLEGQTTAHYLAERLEKFPVRLTQLAHGLPVGGELDYLDEGTLAQALRARRPVA; encoded by the coding sequence ATGGCCTCCCAGGAAATCGAAGCTCTCGCCAATGCGCTCGCCCGCTTGCCCGGGCTTGGCCCCCGTTCGGCCCGGCGCGCGGTGCTTCACCTGATGAAGCGGCGCGAGGGGGCGCTGCAGCCCTTGCTTGCCGCGCTGCAGACCGTGTCGGAGCGGCTGGTCACCTGCTCGACCTGCGGGAATGTCGACACCCGCGATCCCTGCACTATCTGCGCCGACCCGCGCCGCGACGACAAGAGCCTGTGCGTCGTGGAAGAAGTGTCGGACCTCTGGGCGCTCGACCGCTCGCGGCTGTTTCCCGGCCGCTACCATGTGCTTGGCGGCCGCTTGTCGGCGCTCGAAGGAGTGCGCCCCGAGGACTTGGGAATCGAGCAATTGCTTCGACGGGTTTCGGCCGGCGGGATCGACGAGGTGGTGCTGGCGATGAATGCCACGCTGGAGGGGCAGACCACAGCGCATTACCTGGCCGAAAGGCTGGAGAAATTCCCGGTCCGCCTGACCCAGCTCGCCCACGGCCTGCCGGTCGGCGGCGAGCTCGATTACCTCGACGAGGGGACGCTGGCGCAGGCGCTTCGCGCCCGTCGCCCGGTCGCCTGA
- a CDS encoding EF-hand domain-containing protein, whose product MTRLVAGVVAALLLTSGGVLLYTSKSADAASATPAPPPVVRSAPLVAAAATPTIEARAPLLASPKSREEKRFARADRDDDGRITSAELFEPRRKAFAKLDTDGNGTLSFEEWGVKTVTKFASADRDRSGWLTAAEFATTAPKAPKRKAVCSC is encoded by the coding sequence ATGACCCGCCTTGTTGCCGGCGTTGTTGCTGCCCTGCTTCTCACGTCGGGCGGCGTTCTTCTTTACACCAGCAAATCGGCCGACGCCGCGTCCGCCACACCTGCGCCGCCGCCGGTTGTTCGCTCCGCCCCGCTGGTCGCCGCCGCGGCCACGCCGACGATTGAGGCGCGAGCGCCATTGCTGGCCAGCCCCAAGAGCCGCGAGGAGAAGCGCTTCGCACGGGCCGACCGCGACGACGACGGCCGGATCACCTCGGCCGAATTGTTCGAGCCGAGGCGCAAGGCTTTCGCCAAGCTCGACACGGACGGCAACGGCACCCTGAGCTTCGAGGAATGGGGGGTGAAGACCGTTACCAAGTTCGCCTCGGCCGATCGCGACCGTTCGGGCTGGCTGACCGCCGCCGAGTTCGCGACGACTGCGCCCAAGGCCCCCAAGCGCAAGGCGGTGTGCAGCTGCTGA
- a CDS encoding BLUF domain-containing protein yields MQFKSLTYTSLAALDLSDEQLRSVHDDAQSLNGIDGISGLLLFNGTHFLQWIEGPPEAVDDLVERLRRDPRHSAFEIRDERMSDERIFGGWSMKLVRVRSSYHLAHEDVVPQLPAALPDHVRERILGMVEKISEDVEL; encoded by the coding sequence ATGCAGTTCAAGAGCTTAACCTATACCAGCCTTGCCGCGCTGGACCTCAGTGACGAGCAGTTGCGCTCGGTCCATGACGACGCCCAGTCACTGAACGGCATCGATGGGATCAGTGGGCTTCTGCTCTTCAACGGCACGCATTTCCTGCAATGGATCGAAGGCCCGCCCGAGGCGGTGGACGATCTGGTCGAGCGGCTTCGCCGCGACCCGCGGCACAGCGCGTTCGAGATCCGCGACGAGCGGATGTCCGACGAGCGCATCTTCGGCGGCTGGTCGATGAAATTGGTCCGGGTCCGCTCCAGCTACCATCTCGCCCACGAAGACGTGGTGCCGCAGCTTCCCGCTGCACTCCCCGACCACGTCCGCGAGCGCATCCTCGGAATGGTCGAGAAGATCAGCGAAGACGTCGAGCTTTAG